A single genomic interval of Camelina sativa cultivar DH55 chromosome 11, Cs, whole genome shotgun sequence harbors:
- the LOC104728349 gene encoding phenolic glucoside malonyltransferase 1-like, which yields MYLRFLGFGSVRARGGDPNRPVGCVFAADCRNIVTPPIPSSYFGNCAIGTGRMSLTADTFMGEEGFLASTRLVSELVEGLDEGVVWKIPDFVELSRSLPKGAQFLSVSGSTRFGVYGLDFGWGRLEKVVVVSIDQGEAISLAESRDGNGGVEVGFSLKKHEMDALIDLLHNGLKV from the exons ATGTATCTTCGGTtcctcgggttcggttcgg TTAGAGCTCGAGGTGGAGATCCCAATAGACCTGTCGGGTGTGTGTTTGCTGCGGATTGTCGAAATATAGTCACTCCACCGATCCCATCAAGTTATTTTGGTAATTGCGCCATTGGTACTGGTAGAATGTCATTAACTGCAGATACGTTTATGGGTGAAGAAGGGTTTTTGGCTTCTACAAGGTTGGTGAGCGAATTGGTTGAGGGACTGGACGAGGGTGTGGTGTGGAAGATCCCAGATTTTGttgagttatctagaagtcttCCAAAAGGAGCACAGTTTCTATCTGTTTCGGGTTCGACCCGGTTTGGAGTATACGGGTTGGATTTCGGATGGGGCAGACTGGAGAAAGTGGTAGTTGTGTCCATTGATCAAGGCGAAGCGATTTCCTTGGCGGAGAGTAGAGATGGAAATGGCGGTGTGGAGGTTGGCTTCTCTCTCAAGAAACATGAAATGGATGCTCTCATTGATTTGCTCCATAACGGACTAAAAGTTTGA